From the genome of Colius striatus isolate bColStr4 chromosome 15, bColStr4.1.hap1, whole genome shotgun sequence, one region includes:
- the CDHR4 gene encoding cadherin-related family member 4 translates to MGMHRRFTFLLLLSLHAPGTFVRASALLGLPRVVTLSEDAEPGTRVAEVTVSCSNTSGSPDVSLRGIEPGHPFNPVAISADPTATTTFQAEVTLRAGAELDARRVNLYNLTVWAACPGEDAVEERLFVKVEAGQVLRCDGPFASVGGDVVKVLADVAPRELLYVVLPQPLGGLTFRLRNHDTPLTLTRHGLVLAPAGGFDPSKDNQTFRLEIEVMDRHGHNCSGVVTVEVLPSRRPRITFLEPQQAVTVPEGTGPLKVVTRVRASGDNVRYAILAPLAPALFTIDEVTGEIRSTRRLEAAHTQLLIQAYNLLHPADHATTLLNITVQGTDRRGLRCIPAIAVSRVPETVSPGSTLVTLRCTDSAGTEGRLRYALEGPSAFCSRFRMEGPRLQVNTTLDYDSEDALAVGFQFTASIVVTAGGQPPQSTRVPVLVMVTPVNEFTPVCPNDTVFTVLETAVFGSIVGRVAGTDSDYPLNSLEYSLEGDSGPAQPFSIDTRTGEIRVAGPLDSQRHKSYRLTVRLTDTHNDLDPAERRSCLCSVAVRLQAVPNRAPLCTPEVQELRVTAAVSGRQPVTRLACQGSPDSAALAYAITGGNEDGRFRLEGSTISLLPGDLAEPRTFVLLVEVWSSHGVPRHSTVVALVVHVTPRSTPVPPSTTTRHTTRQKEPLVVMRSEAVWHPPAWFVAVLTVSGTLLLAILGCMARSLLCSNRDPGKLLLGKSTWDKAERSRGEEEWGHPRASSLGQFDGRAQDPGTGRDYLFNSVTGARRWM, encoded by the exons ATGGGCATGCACAGACGcttcaccttcctcctcctcctcagcctccatGCCCCAG GGACTTTTGTCAGAGCATCAG CGCTGCTTGGGCTGCCACGCGTGGTGACCCTGAGCGAGGACGCCGAGCCAGGCACCCGTGTCGCGGAGGTGACTGTGTCCTGTAGCAACACGAGTGGCAGCCCCGACGTCAGCCTCCGTGGCATCGAGCCCGGCCACCCCTTCAACCCCGTCGCCATAAGTGCTGACCCCACGGCCACCACCACGTTTCAGGCAGAG GTGACACTGCGTGCCGGTGCAGAGCTCGATGCCCGCCGGGTGAACCTGTACAACCTCACTGTCTGGGCCGCCTGTCCCGGCGAGGATGCGGTTGAAGAGCGGCTCTTTGTCAAGGTGGAGGCAGGGCAGGTGCTGCGCTGTGACGGCCCCTTTGCCAGCGTGG GGGGAGATGTGGTGAAGGTGCTGGCGGATGTGGCACCCCGGGAGCTCTTGTACGTGGTGCTGCCGCAGCCACTCGGCGGGCTGACG TTCAGACTCCGAAACCATGACACACCACTCACTCTCACCCGCCATGGCCTCGTACTGGCGCCTGCCGGCGGCTTTGACCCCAGCAAGGACAACCAG ACATTCAGGCTGGAGATTGAGGTAATGGACCGCCACGGGCACAACTGTAGCGGGGTCGTGACGGTGGAAGTGCTACCATCACGCCGTCCCCGTATCACCTTCCT CGAGCCACAGCAGGCTGTGACAGTGCCAGAGGGCACTGGACCCTTGAAGGTGGTCACACGCGTCCGTGCCAGCGGTGACAATGTCCGCTATGCCATCCTGGCTCCCCTGGCACCCGCACTCTTCACCATCGATGAAG TGACGGGTGAGATCCGCAGCACCCGCCGGCTGGAAGCTGCCCACACACAGCTCCTCATCCAGGCTTACAACTTGCTGCACCCCGCTGACCACGCCACCACCTTGCTCAACATCACCGTGCAGGGGACAGACCGGCGGGGGCTGAGGTGCATCCCAGCCATTGCCGT GTCCCGGGTGCCCGAGACGGTGTCCCCCGGCAGCACGCTGGTGACGCTGAGGTGCACCGACTCTGCTGGCACCGAGGGCCGTCTGCGCTATGCCCTCGAGGGGCCATCTGCCTTCTGCTCCCGCTTCCGCATGGAGGGGCCGCGGCTGCAG GTCAACACTACCTTGGACTATGACTCGGAGGATGCACTTGCTGTGGGCTTCCAGTTCACAGCCAGCATCGTGGTGACGGCAGGAGGGCAGCCCCCACAGAGCA CCCGCGTGCCCGTGCTAGTGATGGTGACGCCCGTCAATGAATTCACACCGGTGTGCCCCAATGATACCGTCTTCACCGTGCTGGAGACAGCGGTTTTCGGCAGCATTGTGGGGCGTGTGGCTGGCACCGACAGCGATTACCCACTGAACAGCCTCGAGTACAGCCTGGAGGGGGACTCTGGCCCCGCACAGCCCTTCTCCATCGACACACGCACCG GCGAGATCCGCGTGGCGGGACCCCTGGACTCGCAGCGGCACAAGAGCTACAGGCTGACGGTGCGGCTGACAGACACCCACAACGACCTGGACCCGGCGGAGCGGcggagctgcctgtgcagcgTGGCCGTGCGCCTGCAG GCCGTGCCGAACCGGGCACCGCTGTGCACCCCCGAGGTGCAGGAGCTGCGGGTCACGGCTGCGGTGAGCGGCCGCCAGCCTGTCACCCGCCTGGCGTGCCAGGGCAGCCCCGACAGTGCCGCGCTGGCGTATGCCATCACTGGAG GCAACGAGGACGGACGTTTTCGGCTGGAGGGGAGCACGATCTCTCTCCTGCCCGGTGACTTAGCTGAGCCCCGCAcctttgtgctgctggtggAGGTGTGGAGCAGCCACGGTGTCCCCCGCCACAGCACGGTGGTGGCACTGGTGGTGCACGTCACCCCCCGCAGCACCCCAGTGCCACCCAGCACCACCACCCGGCACACG ACACGGCAGAAGGAGCCGCTGGTTGTCATGCGGTCAGAGGCGGTGTGGCACCCACCAGCCTGGTTCGTGGCAGTGCTCACCGTCTCTGGCACCTTGTTGCTGGCCATCCTGGGCTGCATGGCCCGGAGCCTGCTGTGCAG caacCGAGACCCTGGCAAGCTGCTCCTGGGCAAGAG CACCTGGGacaaggcagagaggagcaggggTGAGGAGGAGTGGGGCCACCCCCGTGCCAGCAGCCTG GGGCAGTTCGACGGCCGTGCCCAGGACCCGG GTACTGGCAGGGACTATCTCTTCAACAGTGTGACTGGGGCACGGCGCTGGATGTGA
- the INKA1 gene encoding PAK4-inhibitor INKA1 → MNGPGQPSHPAGGAPGPAPRHPRPGSAADSACSLEPGGEEEDGGGPSTRSPPASERSLEFDSGYSEASGGTWREDEAPVRRRHPPPCQRAHRLSAGPAAPPPAPARRTRPKSTSDACLEQWRVLEPADARDWTVALLSQSRNRQPLVLGDNCFADLVENWMDLPEVGAEPRRGSPAEPSRRLAKPPAFLLSLSGNVRRKLANMARSRGAEGARAGARDATKRFSCPLGLGGQPKGACFHQSHSNIAQLATDFHRFTALMNSRSRQPIICNDVIGYI, encoded by the coding sequence ATGAACGGCCCGGGGCAGCCGTCGCACCCCGCCGGAGGAGCGCCGGGGCCGGCCCCCCGCCACCCGCGCCCCGGCTCCGCGGCGGACTCGGCCTGCAGCCTGGAGCCGGGAGGCGAGGAGGAGGACGGGGGGGGGCCGTCCACCCGCTCCCCCCCAGCCAGCGAACGCAGTCTGGAGTTTGACTCGGGGTACTCGGAGGCGTCGGGGGGCACGTGGCGGGAGGACGAGGCGCCCGTGCGGCGCCGGCACCCGCCGCCCTGCCAGCGGGCGCACCGGCTGTccgccggccccgcggccccgccgcccgcccccgcccgccgcaCCCGCCCCAAATCCACCTCGGACGCCTGCCTGGAGCAGTGGCGGGTGCTGGAGCCGGCCGACGCGCGGGACTGGACCGTGGCGCTGCTGTCGCAGAGCCGGAACCGGCAGCCCCTGGTGCTGGGCGACAACTGTTTCGCAGACCTGGTGGAGAACTGGATGGACCTGCCCGAGGTGGGCGCCGAACCCAGGCGTGGAAGCCCCGCCGAGCCCTCCCGGCGGCTGGCCAAGCCTCCCGCTTTCCTGCTCAGCCTCTCGGGCAACGTCCGCCGCAAGCTGGCCAACATGGCCCGGTCCCGGGGCGCCGAGGGGGCCCGGGCGGGTGCCCGCGATGCCACCAAGCGCTTCTCCTGCccgctggggctgggggggcaaCCCAAGGGCGCCTGTTTCCACCAGTCCCACAGCAACATCGCCCAGCTGGCCACGGACTTCCACCGCTTCACCGCCCTCATGAACAGCCGCAGCCGCCAGCCCATCATCTGCAACGACGTTATCGGCTACATTTAG